From one Anopheles cruzii chromosome 3, idAnoCruzAS_RS32_06, whole genome shotgun sequence genomic stretch:
- the LOC128274018 gene encoding RNA-binding protein RO60 — MASVLSTVQRYLYIGNDVPFFFDVTEPLDIELGKKVFAPVVKPQPLTPAVNGASKRSKKVPKLKNVEPTPKGEQTRAPVTTIPVPPVLALIKKVLRIQTVRRLDECLFALAYCSRELPTEEERHSVYAELPELLSGSHELFEFLGYYTRLATQSGYAGFGHGLRGAITRWYDKFEALELAAIVASSNSAAGWCHADVIRKTHLKLACPAKQAVIDAAMKRTSQLTSYVAARSAEKKDPKKANDNGPIMDALNRYRELREIRSAPSAAETVEYIKQHGAIAFELIPKKFRRSAKVWETLFPHLTYRELLAAILPMVEFELLKAKESPITKAYVSALSDRRKALEKEKINAIEVHEIVQLFGNLRRYKSKIKEKQQRENKGAYIIPPFDVFNMFDEIVDYSLSHHPKTGARYYIALDLRRAHLKKHVLRSCIVKCIEASILMAFSIFKREKKVTVVAFSEDEKTLRPVEFRQDMTWSQALEHGKGMVLQKTKAKLTMPIQNAQTNKQEVDVFITITDSLIRVNPLRSAPAEALQEYRKAMNLNLTRYVAVSLCYHKPSLEFNENSLKTGGILELIGYNASNAKVIEAFAKNLFF, encoded by the exons ATGGCTTCCGTGTTGAGCACCGTCCAACGCTATCTTTACATCGGAAACGATGTCCCTTTCTTCTTCGATGTCACAGAACCCTTAGATATAGAGTTGGGCAAGAAAGTGTTTGCCCCGGTAGTAAAACCCCAGCCATTAACACCCGCCGTGAATGGTGCGTCAAAACGATCGAAGAAAGTGCCAAAATTAAAGAATGTCGAACCAACACCGAAGGGAGAGCAAACGCGTGCTCCCGTGACAACGATCCCGGTACCGCCGGTGCTTGCTTTGATCAAAAAG GTACTCCGAATTCAGACCGTCAGGCGGTTAGACGAATGTTTGTTCGCGTTGGCGTACTGTAGCCGTGAACTGCCGACCGAAGAAGAACGCCACAGCGTGTACGCGGAGCTACCGGAATTGCTCAGTGGTTCGCACGAGCTCTTTGAGTTTCTCGGATACTACACGCGGCTTGCGACGCAATCGGGATACGCGGGGTTCGGTCATGGACTGCGCGGTGCCATTACGCGTTGGTATGACAAGTTTGAGGCGCTGGAGCTGGCGGCGATCGTTGCTAGTAGCAATAGTGCTGCGGGATGGTGTCATGCCGATGTTATTCGAAAGACGCACCTGAAACTGGCCTGCCCTGCAAAACAGGCCGTAATTGATGCCGCCATGAAACGCACCAGTCAGCTGACGAGCTATGTAGCTGCTAGATCCGCAGAGAAGAAAGATCCCAAGAAAGCGAACGACAACGGGCCGATCATGGATGCGCTCAACCGCTACCGTGAGCTAAGGGAAATACGTTCAGCACCGAGCGCGGCGGAAACGGTGGAATACATCAAGCAGCATGGCGCGATCGCGTTTGAGTTGATACCGAAGAAGTTTAGACGTTCGGCCAAAGTGTGGGAGACATTATTTCCCCATCTAACCTACCGCGAGTTGCTAGCTGCAATCTTGCCGATGGTTGAGTTCGAGCTGCTGAAAGCCAAGGAAAGCCCCATCACAAAGGCATATGTAAGCGCGTTGTCCGATCGTCGTAAGGCTCTTGAGAAGGAGAAGATCAATGCGATTGAAGTACACGAGATAGTGCAGTTGTTCGGCAACCTTCGCCGGTACAAGAGCAAAATCAAGGAAAAACAACAGCGAGAAAACAAAGGTGCGTACATCATTCCGCCATTCGACGTTTTCAACATGTTCGACGAGATCGTAGATTATTCACTTTCACATCACCCAAAAACTGGTGCACGATACTATATCGCTCTCGACCTTCGCCGTGCTCATCTAAAGA AGCATGTTCTACGCAGTTGCATAGTGAAGTGCATCGAAGCTAGCATTTTGATGGCGTTTTCCATCTTtaagcgagagaaaaaagtgACCGTTGTAGCGTTTTCTGAGGACGAGAAAACATTGCGTCCGGTTGAGTTTCGCCAAGATATGACCTGGTCCCAGGCCCTGGAACATGGCAAGGGCATGGtgctccaaaaaacgaaagccaAGCTCACGATGCCGATTCAGAATGCGCAGACCAACAAGCAGGAGGTGGATGTATTCATCACCATCACAGATTCTTTGATTCGCGTAAATCCTCTTCGTTCAGCCCCAGCGGAAGCGCTGCAAGAGTACCGTAAAGCGATGAACCTCAATCTAACCAG ATACGTTGCTGTATCACTTTGCTACCATAAGCCTTCGCTGGAGTTCAACGAAAATTCGCTGAAAACTGGAGGTATTCTGGAGCTGATTGGTTATAATGCCAGCAATGCGAAGGTTATTGAAGCATTTGCAAAAAATCTCTTCTTTTAA
- the LOC128271549 gene encoding nucleolar complex protein 4 homolog, which translates to MSIASHNSTQFSSGKAGSKLLKQKAAEFLQCTRSTTALLELIAFQKECLARNAPLTPCLLTMEYLFTELLRRNDMRPTATAAERPAGVPLENASPSLANHKQWLLAQYRETFGLIVAGLNHDKQAEACQALTTAMKLLIAEAHNAPEATSSGELQFPVGRLKQILITMLSAERLNTHLFNRFQEYSYYLDVIYFCWKLMPSLVPRDSVPNDVFMQNLLFLIGAVSFGKDALKEANNVLCVPLNGAFDYLLVRRQINKTWSFVINWPHGEAAHQQLLLVLLEKVLPHLDKPVLLTDFLMDSLDVGGAISMLALQGIFVLIQQHNLTYPNIYEKLYSMFEPEIFHTKFKARLFYLADIFLSSSHLPEGLVAAFVKRLARLALIAPPQDVVIIMRFIGNLIMRHPALKRLIFHPTGGEASSDPFVTEERDPMKSKALESSLWEVAALQNHVLPSVAVAARFISNPFPSVEWDLSSVLEINENDIFDKEIARKTKQYALSIDRPAGMFGQCGGELSSQYWKLF; encoded by the exons ATGTCGATCGCTAGCCACAATTCGACGCAATTTTCTTCTGGCAAAGCTGGCTCGAAGCTGCTGAAGCAGAAGGCGGCCGAGTTTTTGCAATGCACGCGTTCAACTACTGCCCTGCTGGAGCTGATAGCATTCCAAAAG GAATGCCTTGCACGCAATGCTCCGCTAACGCCATGCCTTTTGACGATGGAGTATTTGTTCACGGAGCTGCTTCGCCGGAACGACATGCGCCCGACGGCCACCGCTGCTGAACGTCCTGCAGGAGTGCCTTTAG AGAACGCAAGCCCGTCGCTGGCGAACCATAAACAGTGGTTACTGGCGCAGTATCGGGAAACTTTCGGGTTGATCGTCGCTGGTTTGAACCACGATAAGCAAGCAGAAGCATGCCAGGCGCTAACGACGGCAATGAAGCTACTCATCGCCGAAGCGCACAACGCACCAGAAGCGACGAGTTCCGGCGAGCTGCAGTTCCCGGTCGGCCGACTAAAGCAAATCCTAATCACTATGCTCTCGGCCGAGCGACTAAACACGCACCTGTTCAACCGGTTCCAGGAGTATTCTTACTATCTGGATGTGATTTACTTCTGCTGGAAGTTAATGCCTTCCCTAGTGCCCCGAGACAGTGTGCCGAACGATGTGTTCATGCAGAATCTTCTCTTCCTGATCGGTGCCGTCTCGTTCGGCAAGGATGCACTGAAGGAAGCGAACAACGTGCTATGTGTCCCACTAAATGGGGCGTTTGATTACTTGCTCGTGCGCCGTCAGATAAACAAGACTTGGAGCTTCGTGATAAACTGGCCGCACGGTGAAGCGGCCCACCAgcagttgctgctggtgctgctggagaaggtgCTTCCGCATCTCGACAAaccggtgctgctgacggACTTTCTCATGGATTCGCTGGACGTGGGAGGCGCGATTAGTATGCTGGCTCTCCAGGGCATTTTCGTGCTGATTCAGCAGCACAATCTCACGTACCCGAATATCTACGAGAAGCTCTACTCGATGTTTGAACCGgaaattttccacacaaaGTTCAAAGCGCGCCTCTTCTATCTGGCGGACATCTTTCTCAGCTCTAGTCATCTGCCCGAAGGTTTGGTGGCCGCATTCGTCAAACGGCTAGCGCGCCTGGCTCTGATCGCACCACCGCAGGACGTGGTGATCATCATGCGCTTCATAGGAAACCTCATCATGCGCCATCCGGCGCTGAAGCGTTTGATTTTCCATCCCACCGGAGGGGAGGCTTCCAGTGATCCGTTCGTGACGGAAGAGCGTGACCCGATGAAATCGAAAGCCCTGGAAAGCTCACTGTGGGAGGTGGCAGCCTTGCAGAACCATGTACTACCCTCAGTGGCCGTAGCAGCTCGCTTTATCTCAAACCCTTTTCCGAGCGTCGAGTGGGACCTATCGTCGGTGCTGGAGATCAACGAGAATGAC ATTTTTGATAAAGAAATTGCAAGAAAAACTAAGCAGTACGCCTTGAGTATTGACCGTCCGGCGGGCATGTTCGGGCAGTGCGGAGGAGAGCTGTCGTCGCAGTACTGGAAGTTGTTTTAA
- the LOC128269883 gene encoding uncharacterized protein C1orf131 homolog gives MDAVTSAFVPIRTKASVVLKEKAEASFGVTVFEPKKAALQRKRTSRPPERAPIGDGSGDEDTEEDIDDIFSDAPRRKPKRKDDPTVFDLSKARKDIINFGISGFDTKEKHQASVALAIKLGAKPPKNKGRNYREILEERKAAQEKDDDVAEKRRAGHTAFGAIQSFQKHQQRKRDRERNPGSIMKHYGIAKPRLGGKRK, from the coding sequence ATGGATGCTGTAACTTCCGCTTTTGTTCCCATTCGCACCAAGGCTTCGGTGGTGTTGAAAGAAAAAGCGGAAGCATCTTTCGGTGTAACTGTGTTTGAACCCAAAAAGGCTGCACTGCAACGGAAAAGGACGTCGCGACCGCCCGAACGTGCCCCGATTGGTGATGGCTCTGGAGATGAGGATACTGAGGAAGATATTGATGACATTTTCTCGGATGCACCACGCAGAAAGCCTAAACGGAAAGACGATCCAACTGTGTTCGATTTATCAAAGGCACGAAAGGACATCATAAACTTCGGCATCAGTGGTTTCGACACGAAAGAGAAGCACCAAGCGAGTGTGGCACTGGCAATAAAGCTTGGGGCCAAGCCGCCGAAAAATAAGGGTCGCAATTATCGCGAGATTCTTGAGGAACGGAAAGCAGCTCAGGAGAAAGATGACGATGTGGCGGAAAAAAGGCGCGCGGGTCACACTGCGTTTGGAGCTATCCAGTCGTTCCagaagcaccagcagcggaagcGTGACCGAGAGCGAAATCCTGGTTCCATCATGAAACACTACGGCATAGCTAAACCGCGATTGGGTGGCAAAAGGaaataa
- the LOC128271493 gene encoding uncharacterized protein LOC128271493: MWSVCTIRGRGRAGQALVCSIVTSILAILLQPVNATQYRVDMKTSVVYGPNTTVNIVAVLYTDGALVKDDYIVYWRDNTPLQHRIDDISSQVPRFNWTISFPHSVPSGTYEATVTVKKLWVFVPLDCAKGSVKFNLTSILSGELQLSQNDTLVNSTYIASTLPLNQSVSVLERDRVALEEAAYVRTFWFINCQYIGTSSELSTLGNYTKENETYTIEALVVASFEKLPDPTTTTTTTTTTTPATTTTTTSTTPPTTTTTTSTTPPTTTSTSSTSTTTSTPKPKELSSTEATPGSSGQPLPTGGQRSRRDANPSLRLDSSAEDVLSLKGISPALLGMIDSKNIVRPDGSKELPTDEQSTDSLQVARLEKKSNTKFFLDDAKQPFVCGNSSMVPPDPAKVYGHFQRTVVVQNPIARFNVSGQQWVKQGQPVDLVFQCSGSPPFEFCVNFMPSAHNMTGNETCDHGWEPAIDGICRYKFHRFFFDKKLGSIVFFVRNRISNYITQVGIQFYENQPKSQLSVIIVPIGFCLLAVTLVVFGVAYYIQNRDRFIVEVADFNFGDTSSLDDDMEYKTFHQRLVDSLRDSVRVPRFNFRRSSAHDVDDVSPSGGPDGDSSLRYGSMT; this comes from the exons ATGTGGTCCGTGTGCACGATCCGCGGGCGTGGTAGAGCCGGCCAGGCTCTAGTTTGTAGCATTGTTACGTCCATACTCGCCATTCTACTGCAACCAG TAAATGCCACCCAATACCGAGTGGATATGAAAACGTCGGTAGTCTATGGGCCAAATACGACGGTAAATATCGTCGCCGTTCTATACACGGACGGAGCGTTGGTCAAAGATGATTACATTGTCTATTGGCGCGACAACACACCGCTGCAGCACCGGATAGAT GACATCAGCTCGCAGGTTCCCCGTTTTAATTGGACCATTTCGTTCCCTCATTCGGTCCCGTCCGGTACGTACGAAGCTACCGTAACGGTGAAGAAACTATGGGTGTTTGTTCCGTTAGATTGTGCCAAGGGATCTGTAAAGTTTAACCTGACCA GTATACTTAGCGGGGAGCTGCAGTTGTCGCAGAACGACACGCTCGTTAATAGCACGTACATAGCGAGCACCTTGCCGCTCAACCAGAGCGTTAGCGTTCTGGAACGGGACCGTGTAGCGCTCGAGGAGGCCGCATACGTGCGAACGTTTTGGTTCATCAACTGCCAGTACATCGGTACATCGAGCGAACTTTCCACATTGGGAAACTACACGAAGGAGAACGAAACATACACCATCGAGGCATTGGTCGTAGCATCCTTTGAGAAG CTTCCCGACccaacaaccacaaccacgaccaccaccaccaccacgccagccacaacaacgacaacaacatctacaacaccaccaacaacaacaactactacATCAACAACCCCGCCCACTACGACCAGTACAAGTTCCACATCAACAACCACATCGACTCCGAAACCCAAAGAATTATCGTCAACGGAAGCAACTCCAGGCAGTTCCGGTCAACCACTGCCGACCGGAGGACAGCGCAGTAGGCGTGATGCGAATCCTTCGCTTAGGCTGGACTCGAGCGCGGAAGACGTATTGTCACTAAAAGGCATAAGCCCAGCGTTGCTCGGGATGATAGACAGTAAGA ACATTGTGCGGCCGGATGGCTCCAAGGAATTGCCTACAGACGAGCAATCGACGGACAGTTTGCAAGTGGCAAGGCTAGAAAAGAAATCCAACACAAAGTTCTTCCTGGATGATGCGAAACAGCCGTTCGTTTGTGGCAACAGTTCGATGGTCCCGCCAGATCCCGCCAAAGTGTACGGCCACTTTCAGCGAACCGTCGTCGTACAGA atCCAATCGCTCGTTTCAACGTGTCGGGCCAGCAGTGGGTTAAGCAAGGCCAACCGGTTGACCTTGTGTTTCAGTGCAGTGGTTCACCACCGTTTGAGTTTTGTGTCAACTTCATGCCAA GCGCCCACAATATGACAGGCAACGAAACGTGTGATCACGGATGGGAACCGGCAATAGATGGCATTTGTCGGTATAAATTTCATCGGTTTTTCTTTGACAAAAAGCTCGGTTCGATCGTGTTTTTTGTGCGTAATCGCATTTCCAACTACATAACCCAAGTCGGCATCCAGTTCTACGAGA ATCAGCCGAAGTCGCAGCTCTCGGTAATAATCGTACCGATCGGGTTCTGTCTGCTCGCCGTTACGCTGGTGGTGTTTGGTGTGGCGTACTACATTCAGAACCGTGACCGGTTCATCGTGGAGGTGGCAGACTTCAACTTTGGTGACACGAGTTCGCTGGACGACGACATGGAGTATAAAACGTTCCACCAACGGCTGGTGGACAGTTTGCGGGACTCGGTCAGAGTACCGCGCTTCAACTTCCGCCGGTCCAGTGCGCACGACGTAGACGATGTGTCGCCCAGTGGAGGGCCGGACGGCGATTCTTCGTTGCGTTACGGATCGATGACCTAA